The genomic stretch AAGCCTATTCTGTGAGCTTCAGCATAAAAGCATTGGGAGGGCGTGAGCTGGGGCCCCCAGACACCCCCAGAGCAGAGGGAGCAGGGCCTGTCAACCTCCTGTGCTGCTCCCGGACACAGACCCACGGGGTCCCATGGGCCCCAAACCTGCCCAGCAAGTTTAAGGGCCGTGGGCAGGCCATGTAGCCGGGCAATGGGATGTGAGCAGAAACGAGGATGTGGCCTCgtagtgggtgcaggacagggaGAGGTGAGCCCCACCCCGAGAGCATTCCGGGAGGTGTCACCAAGTCTCCGAGGCAGTCTGGTGATATTTGGTGTTCTGAGCTAAGGAGGGAATGGGCTTGTCTGTCACGCAGGGGCCAAGAGAAGCAGGTGCAGGTCTTAGAGCTGAGCCTTGGGGAGGGGACCCTAGTGAGACAGCGCCTCTGTGGAGTAGAAGAAGGGGCAGGATGGAAATCAAGGTGGGAATTTTGGGGCCGCTTCTCCGTGTGCTTTGCTGGACAGCACATTGTCCCATTAGCCAAACCCGCCTCTGGCTTCTGAGCTTGGTAGCACAGGAAGACGCGAGGTTGGGGCAGCCCCAGGAGTTCCTGGAGTGGCTGTCAGAGGCCTGGGTCCCCTTCCCCCAAGGCTGCCATGGGCCACTCCATTCCTCACCACGTTCCCGGCAGTGACTCCGTGACGCTGCCTTCCTGACGCAGGGCCCAGGAACAAGCTGGACGTAAGGCCACTGGGCTGTGCTTGTGCTGGGGCTCCCAGAGGCATCCAGGGGCCCCGTTTGTCCCCCAGGAAAGCCGGCTGGTCTCCAAGTGAGGCGAAGACCCGTGCCCAGCAGACAAGGCAGGTCTCGGGGCAGGCAGAGAGCCGCCCCCATGGTGTGTGTCAGGAGGTGATGGCTGGAGCCTCGTGGGCGGGCGACGTGTGTCTGCTGGGTCAGGACTGCCCAGATCTGCCATCGTGGTGTTCTGACCCCATCCCTGCAGGACCTGGGGCAGGTGGAGATGGCCTAGTCCTCTTGGGGCCTCTCCACAGTGAGAAACGTGTCCAGGACTGTGGCCTGCCGCTCGGGGTCGCCTAGGGGCTGCTTCTCGCGCTTCTGCTCAGCCCTTGTCCTCGTCCAGGAAGGGGAGCGCAGGCAGCCGGCCCGGGGCAGTGGGTGCAGACCTAGGGGGATGTGGGAAGGGGAACTCAGGGTGGCCGAGAGGCCTGGGGGGATGCCGCGGAGCTCCAGGTCCCGCCGGCCTCCTGGGCCAGGCATGCACACATCTACCTCTAGCAGGAGGCCCCCACTGCACACTGGCCCCACCAGACAGGTGGACGTTGtggtctgggtggggcctgggcaggGTCTTTTCTGGTGCTCCCGGAGTCACTGTACAGTTGAGGCTGAGCCTCTCCTGCCTGGTCAAGGGACCCTGGTGGGGCCTCCCCAAACTGTTCCCCCCGCAGGTGTCCCACCTCAGCCAACCACCCCCCGTCAGCCCTGCAGGCCTCTTGGAGCCTCTGCCCCATCATGGGCCTTGAGTCTCCCCGGTGCAGACTCTGTGGGGCTGGGGATTCGGGTGGGCTGGAGTCTGAGCCCCTCACTCTACCTCCCCAGCCACAACAGCCATGTCTGGGCTCATGGGCTGGGTGGGAAGGGTTGCCGCCAACATGGAGCTGGTGGGAACTGGCCAGGGTCAGGCAATGGCCTTGTCCTGGAGGTGAGCTGGGGGCTGGCTCGACAGGCCTCATTCCCTCCCAGACACCTGGGGCTGCAGCAGCCCGGGACACACAGGCCGACACCCCTTCCTGACACCTCCAGGAAGCATGGGAGCAGCTGGCCGCTGGCAGGATTCACAGTGGGGCTGGTCCTTCTAATGAGGTCCTGAGTGGCCTGGGGGGtcgggaagcagaggctgggccAACTGTCCTATGCGGGGAAGGCTTGGCCCTGATGCTCTCACAGTTACTGAAGTTCACACAGGTCACGTCAGTGTCCTACATTGGTCACTGTCAGAGACTGAGGACACGCTGTGGCATCCTCATGAGTGGTGAGTCCTGTGCTCTCGTCATGGCTTAGGAAGGAGACATGACAATGGCCGTGCTGGGGGCCCTGCTTGCACGCAGTGTGAGGACACTGGAGCTGCCTTCAGGCCAATGGCAACACTTCCGTGGGAATCAGAGGAAGTTAAGTGAGCTGAGGAGGGGCCCGGGCTGGTGATCACCCCCACCTTTTGTTCTTGGCCCAATTTATGATGAAAATTCGTATTCATTAAATTCTGCTTTTGAGGGGACAGTGCCTTTAGCCTTCTGTTGCTCACTTGAAGAGTAAAGTTTTAAGCAGCTGTGATGGGGAAATTGCTTCAAGTTGGGCAAATAGCAGCGTGGTGAAATGAAGTGGTGATAGATTCTTGCTAAAACACACGTGAGCCATCCCAGGACTTCCCAAGGGGCCTCAGCCCGCCACGCACACCTCCCAGCCCTGATGCCGGCCTCACCTGCTGGGGACTCGGTGTTGAGGTTCTCGTCGTCCGAGTCAGCAAAGACCTCGGCCAGCTCCTGGTCGGACATGTCGGTCAGCTCAGTGAGGTCCAGGAGGTCGAAGTGGACCTCCAGAGAGGAGACACTGCTCAGAGGCTCTGAGGGCAGAGGGCGTACGGTCAGCCCTCAGGCCCGCCCGCGAGGCTGCTCAGGGCCCTGGGGGTCTAGGAGAGTGTGCGCTGTCTCCTCCCACAAGGCTGTGGGTGAACCACAGCTTACCGCAAAGCCCACACCAGCAGGATCTGATGAGTGTTGCGTATACTCATGACTAGAAGGCTCCCACTTGACAGATGGTGCAGCTGAGGCCCAGACCCCCCAGGGAGTGTTTGGACAGGAGGTGGCCCCTGCTGCCTTTTCTCCTGGGGGAGCTCATGGGGTCCCCATAGAGTGCGCTGGGCAGGGAGCAGTACTTACGCCTCCTCTCTGTGACCTGCAGGAGCCCCGGTGCTGGTACTGGGatgctccccacctcctcctccacaggCGTGTGGCCATTGTCCCCTGTCCCCTGGGCTGGGACGCCCAGCGCAGCCTGcggcacctcagcctccttaatgATCTCTGCATCCAAAGACACAGGGTGTCACCTTGAGATCCACAGGGCTCCCACATCCCACCAGGACGCGGGGCTGGATGTGAGGACTTGGCACATCCAGTCCTTTGAAACTCTGGGCAGTGACCAGCAggtgatgggatggctgggctTGTGGCCTCATACCTGGACTCCAGACAAGGGGCTGGGGGGCTTCAAGGAGGCTGCCCCTTCCCCTTGGGCCCTGGCCTCCCTAGTGAACAAGGAATCTGAGATCCAGATCACCCTTGGTACTCAAGCACCCGTGGAAGCAGACCATGCAGGCGTGGAGGTTCCCCCAGGGCCCGCGTGGCTGTCCCCAGTGCCGTCCGTGGAAGCAGACCATGCAGGCGTGGAGGTTCCCCCAGGGCCCGCGTGGCTGTCCCCAGTGCCGTCCGTGGAAGCAGACCATGCAGGTGTGGAGGTTCCCCCAGGGCCCGCGTGGCTGTCCCCAGTGCTGTCCTGGCCTCTGATTTCTAGCTTGGCCCAGGGTCCCCCGAAGGATCGCCCATGGATTTCCATGTCCAGCCTCTTGGTCCCCTTCAAAGCAGAACAGCCCCTCTCCACTGTGGActgacttttccttttaaaaactgatgtTGTATTTGAGTACAGAATAATACATTCTCAGTAAATGAAAGTTACAAACCAGGAGGAATAGGCAGGCCTGCCATTCTGTGATCCCTTAGCCACCAACCACACCTCACAGTTGCGCAAATATTCTTCCAGGTTTCtcccatgtttattttttttactttctttagatggagtcttgctctgtcacccaggctggagcgcagtggcgcgatgttggctcaccgcaacctccacctctcgggatcaaggaattctcctgcctcagcatctcgagtagctgggattgcaggcactcgccaccatgcctgcctgctaatttttgtgtttgtttttgagacagagtctcgctctgtcacccaggctggagtgcagtggtgcaatcttggcgcagtctcggcacactgcaacctctgcccttgggtttaagcgattctcctgcctcatccccatgagtagatgggattacaggcacgcaccaccacgcccggctaatttttgtatttttagtagagatggggtttcaccatgttggccaggctgaactcctgacctcaggtgatctgtccgcctcggcctcccaaagcgctaagattacaaggtgtgagccaccaagcctggcctcattttttttcacaaatgtaactgtaccttttttttttttttttttgagacagagtctcgctctgtcaccaggctggagtgcagtggtgtgatctcggctcagtgcagtctccacctcacaggttcaagtgattctcctgcctcagcctccttagtagctgggactacaggtgcccgccaccatacccagctaatttttttttttttttaaatttttactcgtgatcggccgggcgcggtgggtcacgcttgtaatcccagcactttgggaggccgaggcgggcggatcacgaggtcaggagatcgagaccacggtgaaaccctgtctctactaaaaaaaaaaaataaataaaaattagccaggtgtggtggcgggcgcctgtagtcccagctactcggagaggctgaggcaggagaatggcgtgaacccgggaggcggagcttgcagtgagccgagatcgcgccactgcactccagcctgggcgacagggcgagactccgtctcaaaaaaaaaaaaaaaatttttactcgtaatccacccgccttggtctcccaaagtgctgggattacaggcatgagccactgagcctggcccaactgtttcttttttatacttaACTATTGTTTTGTCAGATGAGAGCAGGAGGCCCCTTGGCTGCTGACCCAAAGCCAGGGACATTGGCGACTCTTATGTCCATCCCTCCACAGATCCCCTTAGCCCCCCTCCCCAGCTGCTCACCCTCATCCAGGGCCACGTCATCCTAGCGGCCACCTCACTTGCCTCAGGCAGCCAGTGAGCCCTGTTAGCCAGAGTCAGGCCTGTCCCTGGGTGCATGCTCCCCTTTGTCCCTAGGCCCTGCAGGTCCATCTCTTAGGGAAGAGACAAAGCACTCGCTTTCTTCCCCGCACCCATTACCCCTGCAGGAACCCGTTTCCAGAGCGCCCACCTTCCCTCAGCTGCTTCCTGGACCCTGCGTGGCAGGGGCCTTCTGGGGACACCAGCACCTGCCACCTGAGTGGGTGCCCAGCGCACGCTTGTCAGATGGACAGGTGCCCTCCCGCTGCCGCCAGCAGCACCCCGAGGAGCCTATGGGGTATTTTTGGCAGCCCTCAGTGGTGAGCACTGATCGTAGCTGGGTGTGCTTAAAGCCAAGGGGAGCAGCTGCTGCCATGAGGCTTTTGCTGAGGGGGCTGCAGCTGGGATTCACAGTGCCAACATCTGCCTGTGAGGGGTGGGCCTGTCCTTCCCCATGGCACTAGCTGGCAGCCTAGATACTGCCAGGTGGGCCTGGTGGGTCTGCAGCATCTGTCCCAGTGcacccccagccctccccagcaGAGCCAAGGGAGCTGAGGCCCGCAGGTACCCGGCCTCCTGAGTGAGGGGCACCGGTGCAGGGCTGGGAGGTCCCCAGTGGCTTAAGAGCTGGGCAGTGTGGTTGTGGGCAGGTGGCCTGGCAGCGAGCTGAGTCTTAGGCTCTGCCTGGGGGCAGCCCCGTGGCCTGACAGTGTACCCTCGCCCCATCGGCCGCGTGATCATTCTGTGGCCCACCTGCCTCCTGTCTCAGAAGCCGAGTGCTGTGTCATCGCGTGGCCCATTTCAGGCCTGGGGGTTGGGCGGGCTGGACGGGGCTCGTGGAATCTGGTTTCCACCTTTCCACTGGCATCTGGAATGAGGTTTCTGAGCATCCTAAAGGGTCAAGTTACTGATGTCCTGGCGCATCCCCAAGCCCGGCAGGGATACCTGCCCGCCCAGGGGGCACAGGGGCCAGGGCGTGAGATGTGGACTCCGTTCCAAGGCTGTGAGCAGGGGGACCTCCCGGACATCAGCAGGAAGAAGCCTGCTTGACCATTGTCCATAGCGCTGAGGGGGCGTCCAGGGGAGGGGACTCCCCCAGGAGATCCAGCCTGGCCCTTGGGCCCTTCCTCAAGGAGAGACAGTGTAGCCCGAAGCCCCAGGCCCCCGCCCACAGTGTGTTCATGTCCTGCTGGACTGTGCTGTGGTCACAATTCCAAAATGCTTCCACACAGCTCAGAGCGGTGGCCGTGGCTGGAGAGGGCGTAGCTCTGTCCTAGCCTCGAGTCTCAGGAGGGTGCTGCAGCCGGCCCTGAGGGTGCGGCAGGGGCCTCAGACCTGCCAGGTACAGGACAGAGCAGGCACTGTCCTTGTGGCATGG from Nomascus leucogenys isolate Asia chromosome 2, Asia_NLE_v1, whole genome shotgun sequence encodes the following:
- the DBNDD1 gene encoding dysbindin domain-containing protein 1 isoform X1, with the protein product MEPPEGAGTGEIIKEAEVPQAALGVPAQGTGDNGHTPVEEEVGSIPVPAPGLLQVTERRQPLSSVSSLEVHFDLLDLTELTDMSDQELAEVFADSDDENLNTESPAGLHPLPRAGCLRSPSWTRTRAEQKREKQPLGDPERQATVLDTFLTVERPQED
- the DBNDD1 gene encoding dysbindin domain-containing protein 1 isoform X2; protein product: MGETWKNICATVRCGWWLRDHRMAGLPIPPEIIKEAEVPQAALGVPAQGTGDNGHTPVEEEVGSIPVPAPGLLQVTERRQPLSSVSSLEVHFDLLDLTELTDMSDQELAEVFADSDDENLNTESPAGLHPLPRAGCLRSPSWTRTRAEQKREKQPLGDPERQATVLDTFLTVERPQED